A stretch of DNA from Anaerobacillus isosaccharinicus:
AAAACTCCAGCTCGTAAAATCATTCTACGACACAAATCCCCTAAAATATGTAAAACTTTGATACGTAAAATAGTTCACCGGCCTAAATTTCCCTAAAGTTGTTCAATACAATCCCAATAAAAGGATCTACAAGCCAAGCTACCCTAATATCAAGCCGTGAAACCGAACTTAAACCTACGGATGTCGCCGTCACCGTCATCATTTTCCCACTCCAAACCCTGCGAATATTTTTCTTCACATTGAAAAAACTAACAGAAATTATGTGGAGAGGATGGTTAGATGAAAAAAATCATATTTGTTCTACTGTTTGCCTTCGTTTTTCTCGCTGTTCCCCAACTAAATGCTGAAGCTTATAACAATAAAGAGTATAACTGGAGCTTTAACCCAAAGCCAAATAACCAACCAGCAACGACGGAAGCAGTTTATGAAGAATTACTTAATAAATACGGTGGCTTCTGGATAGGTGATACATCTAAAAAAGAGCTTTATTTAACCTTTGATAATGGGTATGAAAATGGGTACACACCACAAATCTTAGATGTGCTAAAAGAAAAAAAGGTTCCAGCGGCATTTTTCGTGACAGGCCATTATCTATTAGATCAACCAGACTTAATTATGCGGATGACCGATGAAGGGCATATTGTCGGCAACCACTCCTGGCATCACCCTAGCCTAGTGGCAGTTGATGATGCAAGATTAAAAAGAGAACTTGAAAAAGTAAAGGTCAAATATAAGGAACTAACTGGAAGAAACGATATGATCTATTTACGACCACCACGTGGAGTATTTAGTGAACGTTCCTTAGCTTTATCAGAACAGCAAGGATACGTTAACGTCTTTTGGTCGCTAGCCTACAAAGATTGGGAAGTGGACAATCAAAAAGGCTGGAAATATGCCTATGATCAAATTATGAAACGAGTTCATCCAGGAGCAATTATGCTTATTCATTCCGTATCAAGAGACAATGCTGAAGCTTTAGATAAGGTTATTGATAATTTGCGTAGTCAAGGATATGAATTTAAAAGCCTAGATGATTATATGTTAAGCAAAAAATTGGACGAAATCCAATAAAAATAAAAGAGGCTATTCAAAAATATGAATTAGCCTCTTTATAAATTAATTCGAATAACAAATTTGTCCGATCGCTTCTGCAACAGTCTCTAAAGTAGCTACGTCAGTAACATCAAAACAAATTGCTTGTTTACTTCTTACGACAATTATCCCGATTTGTTGTTTTGCTGAATTCGTGATTGGAAACTTTAATTCACCGTTACATTCCCAACCTAAATCATTTTCCTCGTCAGAAGCTGCAGCTAATTGTGGACTTCCATCTTCAGAAACTAGATAAATACCAACCCAATCTATGTAAGAGACTTCTTTAACAAGACTATTTACTGTTTTTTCAAAAACTGATTGGGAACTTTTTGTTTTAAATACTTCTGCCATTATTTGTAGTGATGCTACATCGGTTGAAATTGACAATATAATTCTCTCCCTTTACCATGTTTACTCCTACCATTTTAACAAAAAATTATTCAACTGTGAGATAGTAAGTTTAGGAAGTTTTTTTCAGGTTAATCTCTATTAAAGAAGAAGTTAGGAGATTGTTCCAAGTTCAGGTATATTATTACGTGAGGGAGTGAAGAAAAGTGGATTTTCAGTTGTCTGGACCATATAATTATAGTCGCGTTCTTGAACGTTTGAGCTATGATCCATTAAATGTGATCGAAAAGGAAAGAAATACAATTAAAGTTCCTTTAAAAATATATGAGAAATTCATTATAGCAAATGTTTCATTTTCAGGGGATAGTCAAAATCCTGTTTGTCATATCGAATTACCTTCTCAGTTTGAAGAAGAAGGAGTACGCCGACTTAAAGGAATTTTTCAACTTGAAGTTCCTTTAGATGAGGTTAACAACCACTTTTTACATACAGATTTAGAGCCATTATTTAAACAATTTTCCGGGATGCCGTTAATCTGTGATTTTGACCTTTATTTTTGTATGATGAAAACGATCATTCATCAGCAGTTAAATATCCGTTTTGCGTATACTCTTACAGAGCGATTTGTAAAAAGCTATGGAACTGAAAAAGATGGCGTTTGGTTTTATCCATCACCTGAAACAGTTAGCAAATTAGATTATGAAGACTTACGGAAATTGCAGTTTAGTCAGCGAAAAGCGGAGTACGTCATTGATACATCTAGATTGATTGCTGAAGGTAAATTAGATTTAGCTGAACTAAGAGTAATGACAGATGACGATGTTATTGCTGAATTGGTAAAAATAAGAGGGGTTGGGTATTGGACAGCAGAAAATATTCTTCTATTTGGACTAGGTAGACAAAACTTGTTTCCAGTGAAAGATATTGGTATTCAAAATGCGTTGAAAAACTTGTACAAGCTAGATCAAAAACCAACACTTGAAGAAATGTTACACTATAGTGATCGTTGGTCACCATATAAAAGCTATGCCTCCCTTTATCTATGGGAGAGTTTAGATAATCAAAAAGCACCGGAGTTGAAGAAATGAAAAATGAAAAAGTATCAGTAAAAGTAGGGCAGGAGTTTTTACTCACAATTAAACGTCTAGGGATTAACGGGGAAGGTGTCGGCTATTATAAAAAACATGTCGTCTTCGTTCCTGGAGCACTTCCTGGAGAAGAAGTGTTTGTAACTGTTACAGATGCGAAAGAAAAATTTTCAGAAGCAAAAATAAAACGAATTCGCACTAAATCACAAGATCGCATCGAACCACCTTGTCCAGTTTATGATAAATGTGGAGGCTGTCAGCTTCAGCACTTAGATTACAACGCACAACTAAAAGAAAAGCGAGACATTGTTAGACAAGCCTTCGAACGCCATACAAAGCTTACTGCTGAAAAACTGCCGTTAAAAGAAACAATTGGTATGGAAGATCCATGGAACTATCGTAATAAAAGTCAGCTTCAGGTAGGACATAATCAACACGAAGTTATTGCTGGTTTATATGGTATGAACTCACATGATTTAATTGATATTTCCGACTGTGCTATTCAGCACCCAGCGACAAATAAAGTGACGCAGACTGTGAAGGCGATTTTACAAGAATTGAAAATACCTATCTATCTTGAAAAAAAGCGAAAAGGTGTCGTTCGGACGATCGTTACAAGAGTTGGTTTTAGTACTGGTGATGTGCAGCTAGTTCTCATTACCGCTACAAAAGAAATTCCAGATAAAGATCAGCTAATTGAAGAAATTAAAAAACGTCTTCCAGAAGTGAAATCTGTTTTACAAAACATTAATGGCCGTAGAACATCGCTTATTTTTGGTGACGAAACGGTTCATTTACATGGAGAAGAAGTTATTCAAGAAGCTTTGGGAGACTTACAATTTGAATTGTCAGCTCGCGCCTTCTTTCAGTTAAATCCAATTCAAACCGTGAAGCTTTATGACGAAGTAAAAAAAGCCGCACAGCTAACTGGAACTGAAAAGCTAGTAGACGCTTATTGCGGTGTCGGTACGATTGGCCTTTGGCTAGCTCCTCATGTCAAGGAATTGCGAGGAATGGATGTTATCCCAGAAGCAATAGAAGATGCTAGACGTAATGCCCAAAGACATGGCTTCAGTCATGCTTTGTACGAAGAAGGAAAAGCAGAAGAAATCCTTCCTAAATGGCAAAAACAAGGTTGGAAACCAGACGTATTCGTCGTCGACCCACCAAGAACAGGCTGTGACCGTAAACTTCTAGAAGCGATGATCAAAGCCAAACCAAAGCGTATCGTATATGTTTCTTGTAATCCTTCAACATTGGCCAAAGATGTCGATGTGTTGATGAAAGCCGGCTTTAAGTTAGAAAACTTGCAGCCGGTGGATATGTTTCCGCATACGAGCCATGTGGAGTGTATCTCGCAACTCATTTTAAATGAAGGCAACTAACCCTTTCGGGTGTTGCCTTCTTAAGTAGCTTGTAAAGGATTGACGAAGCTGTAAAGGATATGGACATCACCATCTTTATTTATAGTTACCTTCTCAACTAATGAATGCAGGATTTGAGGAGTTAAATCCTTGAGAGATAAGATATCCTTTAGCTTATTACTGATATGGATCGCATAATTTTCATCTTCGCATTCCTGCAACTTTTCTTTAAGATGAGTATTCTTATACTGAAGAGATTTAATATTGTTATCTGTTAATTCACGATATTCTACTAATTCCTCTTTTGTAATATCATTTTCCATATACAGATCTACGTAATTGAGCTTCTTAGTTTTTAATTTGTCGATTTCCGTTTGAGTTACATCGAGCTCTCTCAGAATTTGTTGTTTCCTTTTATTTAACTTTTTTAACAACGTACTCTTAAAGCTTTCTTCTTTCAACTGATTAAAAAGGGCACGAAGATCTTCGACAATAACTTGTATTAGCTCTTTTTCTCGAATTACAACACGGTTAGGGCAGAAGGTTTGACCATACCGAATGTTCCCGCCACAACGGTAGCCTTTTTGATTGGCTTTATACCACATTCCTTTTTGGCACTCATCGCAGTATAGAATATTGGTGAAAAGGTGCCTTTTGGGTGCTGTGGCTGTTCTTGTTCGGCTTTGTATTAAATCTTGCACTGTATTAAAGGTGTCTTTAGGGATTATCGCTTCATGTGTATCTTTAATAATGATTTGATTTTCTGTTTCTAACTCACGTCTTTTTGACGAAGTAACCATAATTGTTTCGGTTCTACTTTGTACTAGATCACCACAATAATGGGGGTTGCTAAGTATTTTTTTTATTGTAGAACCGTGCCATTGGTTAGAAGCGTTTACTTTATTAGCTATTTTCGCCGGAGTAGGAATAGCCTCTTCAGTTAATTTCTTTGCGATTGTATCCATCCCGGTACCACTTAGGTAATCTTGAAAAATACGGTGTACAGTAGCTGGTGTATTATCATTCTTGATTTTAAGGATACCGTTTTCGGATCTATAACCATAAGGTGGATTAGATCCAACAAAGAGACCACGTTGGGCTTTTGCTGACTTGGCTTGCTTATTCCGAC
This window harbors:
- a CDS encoding DNA-3-methyladenine glycosylase family protein, which codes for MDFQLSGPYNYSRVLERLSYDPLNVIEKERNTIKVPLKIYEKFIIANVSFSGDSQNPVCHIELPSQFEEEGVRRLKGIFQLEVPLDEVNNHFLHTDLEPLFKQFSGMPLICDFDLYFCMMKTIIHQQLNIRFAYTLTERFVKSYGTEKDGVWFYPSPETVSKLDYEDLRKLQFSQRKAEYVIDTSRLIAEGKLDLAELRVMTDDDVIAELVKIRGVGYWTAENILLFGLGRQNLFPVKDIGIQNALKNLYKLDQKPTLEEMLHYSDRWSPYKSYASLYLWESLDNQKAPELKK
- the pdaA gene encoding delta-lactam-biosynthetic de-N-acetylase is translated as MKKIIFVLLFAFVFLAVPQLNAEAYNNKEYNWSFNPKPNNQPATTEAVYEELLNKYGGFWIGDTSKKELYLTFDNGYENGYTPQILDVLKEKKVPAAFFVTGHYLLDQPDLIMRMTDEGHIVGNHSWHHPSLVAVDDARLKRELEKVKVKYKELTGRNDMIYLRPPRGVFSERSLALSEQQGYVNVFWSLAYKDWEVDNQKGWKYAYDQIMKRVHPGAIMLIHSVSRDNAEALDKVIDNLRSQGYEFKSLDDYMLSKKLDEIQ
- a CDS encoding recombinase family protein; the encoded protein is MCQFNNIHIVCLDNSINTVEGNVQNFGLFAWLYENESANSSRRNKQAKSAKAQRGLFVGSNPPYGYRSENGILKIKNDNTPATVHRIFQDYLSGTGMDTIAKKLTEEAIPTPAKIANKVNASNQWHGSTIKKILSNPHYCGDLVQSRTETIMVTSSKRRELETENQIIIKDTHEAIIPKDTFNTVQDLIQSRTRTATAPKRHLFTNILYCDECQKGMWYKANQKGYRCGGNIRYGQTFCPNRVVIREKELIQVIVEDLRALFNQLKEESFKSTLLKKLNKRKQQILRELDVTQTEIDKLKTKKLNYVDLYMENDITKEELVEYRELTDNNIKSLQYKNTHLKEKLQECEDENYAIHISNKLKDILSLKDLTPQILHSLVEKVTINKDGDVHILYSFVNPLQAT
- a CDS encoding GAF domain-containing protein, with the translated sequence MSISTDVASLQIMAEVFKTKSSQSVFEKTVNSLVKEVSYIDWVGIYLVSEDGSPQLAAASDEENDLGWECNGELKFPITNSAKQQIGIIVVRSKQAICFDVTDVATLETVAEAIGQICYSN
- the rlmD gene encoding 23S rRNA (uracil(1939)-C(5))-methyltransferase RlmD — translated: MKNEKVSVKVGQEFLLTIKRLGINGEGVGYYKKHVVFVPGALPGEEVFVTVTDAKEKFSEAKIKRIRTKSQDRIEPPCPVYDKCGGCQLQHLDYNAQLKEKRDIVRQAFERHTKLTAEKLPLKETIGMEDPWNYRNKSQLQVGHNQHEVIAGLYGMNSHDLIDISDCAIQHPATNKVTQTVKAILQELKIPIYLEKKRKGVVRTIVTRVGFSTGDVQLVLITATKEIPDKDQLIEEIKKRLPEVKSVLQNINGRRTSLIFGDETVHLHGEEVIQEALGDLQFELSARAFFQLNPIQTVKLYDEVKKAAQLTGTEKLVDAYCGVGTIGLWLAPHVKELRGMDVIPEAIEDARRNAQRHGFSHALYEEGKAEEILPKWQKQGWKPDVFVVDPPRTGCDRKLLEAMIKAKPKRIVYVSCNPSTLAKDVDVLMKAGFKLENLQPVDMFPHTSHVECISQLILNEGN